In Phlebotomus papatasi isolate M1 chromosome 1, Ppap_2.1, whole genome shotgun sequence, the following proteins share a genomic window:
- the LOC129797871 gene encoding uncharacterized protein LOC129797871, with protein sequence MTPFDDFAYLLNLSENPTIEDFILLTGTIVALVAFILWCCFPTVPSQSQPAKDNFGHGFSCNRSAQHSSPSHQQQSTYSKDAYYSGINSRNSYHYCS encoded by the exons ATGACTCCATTCGATGATTTTGCCTACCTGCTCAATCTGAGTGAGAATCCG ACAATTGAAGATTTCATCCTTCTGACGGGGACAATCGTAGCTCTAGTGGCTTTCATACTGTGGTGTTGCTTTCCCACAGTTCCCAGCCAGTCACAGCCAGCTAAAGACAACTTTGGTCATGGCTTCTCCTGCAATCGCTCTGCCCAGCATTCTTCCCCGAGTCACCAGCAACAGTCCACATACAGCAAGGACGCCTACTATTCTGGAATAAACTCGAGAAATTCTTACCATTATTGCTCTTAA
- the LOC129810485 gene encoding uncharacterized protein LOC129810485 codes for MASWIRVSKALQECVQKINELQDDTFQEILTFVYDFKVIQSPEVSVEEALQDLQVSTGLEDNILLMAIKTLSHVFKRALKFIMKPTRCQADLTKVLGFEEKKAEAFIKHWIRVQKPILDNLETESGQTNELQDITWNLEVDLSSEAREKEKTPVGVIQMKTLAGDLVLLKNDHSQLSKFFEQLEEVTQELDNLKKS; via the exons ATGGCATCATGGATACGAGTATCAAAAGC GCTACAGGAGTGCGTTCAGAAGATAAATGAATTGCAGGATGATACATTCcaagaaattttgacttttgttTATGATTTCAAAGTTATCCAAAGTCCGGAAGTTTCTGTGGAAGAAGCCCTTCAAGACTTACAAGTATCTACAGGGCTGGAAGATAATATTCTTCTCATGGCCATCAAGACACTCTCCCATGTTTTTAAACGAGCTCTGAAGTTCATCATGAAGCCCACACGGTGTCAAGCGGATTTAACAAAAGTCCTGggatttgaggaaaaaaaggcAGAAGCTTTTATTAAACACTGGATTCGAGTACAGAAACCTATCCTGGATAATCTCGAGACCGAGTCTGGACAGACAAATGAGTTGCAAGACATCACGTGGAATCTGGAAGTAGATCTTTCTTCAGAGGCCAGAGAAAAGGAGAAAACACCAGTGGGAGTTATCCAGATGAAGACTTTGGCTGGTGATTTGGTCCTACTAAAAAACGATCACAGTCAATTGTCCAAATTCTTTGAACAACTAGAAGAAGTCACCCAGGAACTGGACAAtctcaaaaaatcttaa
- the LOC129810484 gene encoding mitochondrial import inner membrane translocase subunit Tim29: MPFLTSILRKSFLQSYQSKLTVVRNRLDSIAFPERLKGTIVEKWANYWKQLLLDYQEVIVGVGKDAREKPLKATIIASLCGGLYYCSQNNPDEENFLEKLRQYQNAMSLVHESLHNPASKEHLLMVERSHNSGQLRRLSLGVISFMWLDDFSKETATYRATCSYLKPEWSTFHRRIIDTGFLGQWWNFRRKMTDYDINY; this comes from the coding sequence atgccGTTTCTCACTAGTATCCTTCGTAAATCCTTTCTGCAATCTTACCAGAGTAAGCTAACAGTGGTGAGAAATCGGCTGGACAGTATAGCTTTCCCGGAACGCCTGAAAGGTACCATTGTAGAGAAATGGGCAAATTACTGGAAGCAACTCTTGCTCGATTATCAAGAAGTTATCGTTGGAGTGGGCAAGGATGCCCGGGAAAAGCCATTGAAGGCCACAATCATTGCTTCACTATGCGGAGGACTATACTATTGCAGCCAAAACAATCCAGATGAAgaaaatttcctggaaaagctgAGACAGTATCAGAATGCAATGAGTTTGGTCCATGAAAGCCTCCACAATCCTGCCTCCAAGGAGCATTTGTTAATGGTGGAGAGGAGTCACAATTCCGGACAGCTGAGAAGATTATCCTTAGGAGTGATATCATTCATGTGGCTAGATGATTTCAGCAAGGAAACAGCCACATATCGAGCAACCTGCAGCTATTTGAAGCCTGAGTGGTCAACATTTCATCGCCGGATCATAGATACTGGATTCCTGGGTCAGTGGTGGAACTTTAGACGCAAGATGACGGACTATGATATTAAttattag